A stretch of Pyrenophora tritici-repentis strain M4 chromosome 7, whole genome shotgun sequence DNA encodes these proteins:
- a CDS encoding S-TKc multi-domain protein codes for MIGENSLANLEQAMAVEYDCHNSLSATECPHILDIYGCSLRPRLHPPHLGYLYIEYAEHGDLWDLLDHLKKNPGEQLPEPYIWLIFRGMLEAVFAMTCGTAIPKNLPSDQSGLGLEDRFGPGWEPFINPDIKPENIVLARPQDGYYSGYLTAKMIDFRVTYTERRFESSQVKGGGIGTRGWGPPEHRIPPDIWNTEYSDTPIHVHSEIFNVAQIVFSLMEGQIRPVTDKERREQRISHDPAYQNCYKDWEKAYGSVNKLEGEIPEFAKSKFNHNKTMLPIGEVAPA; via the exons ATGATAGGCGAAAATAGCCTTGCAAATCTCGAGCAGGCCATGGCTGTCGAGTATGACTGCCACAACAGTCTATCGGCCACAGAATGTCCACATATTCTGGATATCTACGGGTGTTCATTGCGTCCGAGGCTGCATCCACCCCATCTGGGTTACCTTTATATTGAGTATGCTGAGCATGGCGATTTGTGGGACTTGTTGGATCATTTGAAAAAGAACCCAGG TGAACAACTTCCAGAACCATATATATGGTTAATCTTCCGCGGCATGCTGGAAGCGGTTTTTGCGATGACGTGTGGCACAGCTATTCCGAAAAATCTGCCTTCTGACCAAAGCGGACTTGGACTGGAAGATAGATTTGGCCCTGGATGGGAGCCTTTTATCA ATCCTGACATAAAGCCGGAAAACATAGTGCTGGCTAGACCGCAAGATGGCTACTACTCTGGCTACTTGACAGCGAAAATGATTGACTTTAGAGTCACGTATACTGAAAGACGCTTTGAAAGCTCACAAGTCAAAGGCGGTGGTATAGGCACAAGGGGTTGGGGCCCACCC GAACATCGAATTCCCCCAGACATTTGGAATACAGAATATAGTGACACTCCCATCCACGTACACTCAGAAATCTTCAACGTCGCGCAAATCGTGTTCTCTTTGATGGAGGGTCAAATTAGGCCGGTCACTGACAAGGAAAGGAGAGAGCAACGTATTTCTCATGATCCAGCTTATCAAAACTGCTACA AAGATTGGGAAAAGGCGTACGGATCCGTGAACAAGCTGGAAGGAGAAATCCCAGAGTTTGCAAAGTCCAAGTTCAACCACAACAAAACCATGTTGCCGATTGGAGAAGTAGCACCAGCGTAA
- a CDS encoding Sox-C-TAD multi-domain protein has translation MRLTTLLPQAALLLATTTHASTTPADEPTPVGALWAAKWDATTLSPYTQHCLTKTTHNAKIYKLSELYPDLEEQAPQLKVFYSGQLYAGSWDGIDVHGGGRELIRMKMADVPFKVREWLKKESKQKHYSVQDDEVFFAPGAIYPILPLWVEREDGGEGKGEEGCEGVFEGLESYSNEPEDGKVIGKVKHEGTGEKEVRFTVEALVVRRKDET, from the exons ATGAGACTCACAACCTTGCTCCCCCAAGCCGCCCTCCTTCTCGCAACCACAACCCACGCCAGCACCACGCCCGCCGACGAGCCCACCCCCGTAGGCGCCCTCTGGGCCGCAAAATGGGACGCCACCACACTCTCCCCCTACACACAACACTGCCTCACAAAAACCACACACAACGCCAAAATCTACAAACTCTCGGAACTCTACCCGGACCTCGAGGAACAAGCCCCGCAACTCAAAGTCTTTTACAGCGGTCAGCTGTACGCGGGTTCCTGGGACGGCATCGATGTGCACGGCGGCGGGCGCGAGCTCATTCGCATGAAGATGGCGGATGTGCCGTTTAAAGTGCGCGAGTGGTTGAAGAAGGAGAGTAAGCAGAAACATTATAGTGTGCAGGATGATGAGGTTTTCTTTGCGCCGGGCGCGATTTATCCGATTCTGCCGCTTTGGGTGGAGAGGGAGGATGGGGGTGAGGGTAAAGGAGAGGAGGGGTGTGAGGGTGTGTTTGAGGGGTTGGAGAGTTATAGTAATGAGCCTGAGGATGGCAAAGTGATTGGCAAGGTGAAGCATGAGGGGACGGGGGAGAAGGAGGTTAGGTTTACGGTTGAGGCGTTGGTTGTGAGGAGGAAGGATG AGACTTGA
- a CDS encoding 7TMR-DISM-7TM domain containing protein: MAHYIDGKDCMISEWILLIFAYLFVAARIYTRLFRLRTKLDWSDYLLLASAVNALGLIICDTLTYQMGVMDEYETSVKLSKISFASNYFYDVGMGFPKLSMLAFYWAFFNLSGHPTLRKMLFAFTGFVVACYLTILFDDTFFCGTPVSEQWSQEDGACSVFYAPEPFILNFTLNLACYLVVYAIPVMLLVKGVLRSSTGVALTFGLGALTIASGIVRFVCLKVGTGQENLVYPLSMVEMTLSIIVISLPGLKPLVKRDVKV; encoded by the exons ATGGCACACTATATTGACGGAAAAGATTGCATG ATCTCGGAATGGATCCTATTGATCTTCGCGTACCTGTTCGTCGCGGCGCGTATCTATACGCGATTGTTTCGTCTTCGCACAAAGTTGGACTGGTCAGACTATCTGCTGCTCGCATCGGCTGTGAATGCATTGGGCCTGATCATTTGCGACACCCTTACATATCAGATGGGCGTCATGGACGAGTATGAGACTTCAGTGAAGCTGTCAAAG ATCTCATTCGCCTCTAACTACTTCTACGATGTGGGCATGGGCTTTCCCAAACTTAGCATGCTAGCCTTCTACTGGGCCTTCTTCAACCTCTCCGGTCACCCAACCCTGCGCAAGATGCTCTTCGCTTTTACTGGCTTTGTTGTCGCTTGCTATCTGACAATTCTGTTCGATGACACGTTCTTCTGCGGCACACCAGTCTCTGAGCAATGGTCTCAAGAAGATGGTGCATGCTCAGTATTCTATGCGCCTGAGCCCTTCATCCTGAACTttacgctcaacctggcCTGCTACTTGGTCGTTTATGCTATCCCTGTAATGCTTTTGGTCAAGGGTGTACTGAGATCTTCCACGGGTGTTGCGCTCACATTCGGGCTCGGAGCCTTGACTATTGCGTCGGGCATCGTGCGCTTTGTTTGCCTCAAGGTGGGCACTGGGCAGGAGAACCTCGTTT ATCCTCTTAGCATGGTTGAGATGACACTCTCCATCATCGTCATTTCGTTGCCTGGGCTTAAGCCGCTCGTGAAGCGAGATGTGAAGGTCTAG